AAGCTCCCAATGCTTCCAGTCTCTCACAGTGAGCCTGTGGAGAACCGATGGAGCAGCAgtcagagctctgcaggtggtGAACTTCCCTGGGATGTGAGCTCTGTCTGTGCTGCCTGACATGAAGCCAGTGCCTGGAAATTTGAGGCAGACCCCTTGGATGACCTGTGGCCAGCTGCATCCAGGGAtccaagctgctgctggtgcctttggCAGCAGGAGTGTCTCTTTAGCTGTGTCTTTATCAACATAATATGCAAGTTTTCGGGTGCAAATGGAGCAGGCCTGTGAGTAATTATCACATGCCCTTGAAGGCAGAGGACTAAAGCTCAGTCCTTTACCCTTGGTAAATCTAGTTTTGATGACCACTTAACATCTGTACCTTGATATAAGACATTAAATTAATGTTCCCTAACATGTTTTCCTCCTGAGCCCTTCCAAAAGGGATTTggtttgtgctgcagcacaggaaggCCTTTACAGCCATCGTGTCatgcctgctgctcctcctcacagCCATGCCTAGGATGTCCCCTTGCTGTGGAAGGAGTGTGTGGCATTGGAGGCTTTGGTTTTAGTCACTCTGAGCCAGCCCAGGCAGTGGAGAAGCCAAGATGCTGGCATGAGGTGGGAATGGCTCTTCTGGTGGGGGACCCCAGGActgctgttgatttttttttttttcatcaagctgtctcacagctgtgccaggtgccTCAGAGCCCTGTACTGAGTGCTGTGGAGCTTGACGCTGAGCCTCTGGTCAGTGCTGGTCTCTGGGATTAGTTTGCAGGGAGAACTGGCACTGTGGGATGAAAGCCAAACTGAGCTTTCCTTGTACACCCACAGCCAGCAGAAGTCTCAGAAGAGCTGCAAGTGATGGAGGCTTCATGCCTGAAATAACTCCTTATGTATTGGTGTGAGTTcctggagggagctgcaggatggTGCTGCTTCATCTCATCCTCATCCGGAGCCTTCTGCTCCCagatgctgctggcagagtgtAGGAATGCTCCCCAACTGGTTCCGTGCCATTGCAGTCAGTGGGGCAAGCAGTGGGTAAAGCAAGGGGTGGAGATGTTCTAATTCCAGGGCTGATCTTTCCATGGGAGCAGCACTTCCCACGGTGTATCAGGGAAAAGATGGGTCACTGGCCTGTGCTGGTTATGGGTCattaatcataaaatcacagaatggaatgggttgaagggaccttaaagaccatctactTCTACCCCCCCTGATGTGGGCAGGGAAACCTTCCACTACTTCAGGAAAAAGGACTTTGGGAGATTCCCAGGCCAAATTCCTGCTTGTGGGGTGAAAGCTGCCATGAGAGCAGGTTGTTCAGGGCTCTGCTTGGATAAATTATATATATCCACTAGGATGGAAGCTCCCCTACCTCCCTGGTCCTGAAAGAAACCTATTCATCTTCATGGACTTTGCCACAGGGACATAAGAAGGAAAATTAGGAGAATGTTTTGTGTATTTCTGAGTTGCAACTTCCCTTCAAGTCTAGGGCAGAGTGTGCCAAGGACCTGCTAatccctcagcagctgctggagatgcCAGAAGGCCCATCAGTGAGGAAGTTCCAGCTGCTGACCTCCCCTTTTGTGGGGCAAGTGGTGGCCAAGGTGGGAGGAAGCAGCCGGAAGCTCAATGTGAATGACCTGAATGCCCTGAGGCTGCAGGACTCCCAGGTGAGCTGTGCTAAAGTTTAATTTACAGATCCATGACAAGTCTGGGGGAGGCCACCATTGCCCTGCACCTGGGTGACAGAAGGTGCAGAACCTGTGAATGTTTCCCTGAGGGTTTCACCTGGCTGAGTTAAGGCATCTGTGCTGTAGGTGATGCCATgataattttttgccttttcttttacaccccttttatacctttttacaacttctgtactcttggtgctttttgcctacattcttggacttgttgagtgtcctagcttgacaaacatCTTAGAGGCttcatagttagggatcagtgtgcccagaccccaaggtcctctccagaacacattctgtaaactgagatagaaccatccaggggaaggctccttggggaggggggctcacttgagcctctcactggggaatttctgatagatatgctaattagtaaggcCTATAAgattataccagatcttttgggggtgggcattgtggtgtgcattaaGGTGCATTCAACCTGGgcgtagtgcacctaaggatccttaaaataagtaccaaggtaaaatccctttttcccttctaaccgtgtttgactcttgatttttaagaccaggaaaaggaatCACAGGCACTTGTCAGAATTCACACTGGGTTGGTCCTGATGGGACTTCACTGGCCTGACACACCCCAGATGATGATTTGGACCTGAGTGGCCAAACcctggtgcagcctcacctccaaTTAAAGGTGGggagcaaaatgaaaagcacaaaatgCACCCAGCACAAAGTTCGAAGGTGAATCAGAAGCAGTGATAACAAACTTCAAACCACTGAGTGTCTGTCCTGGTGGGCCTGATAGGAGCCCCTTAGAGGGATTCAGAACTGAGTGGCATCTGAACACCTTATGCTTCAGGCAGGCAAAGAAAGGAATCTGCAAGGATGACCCCAGCTCTGATGGGAATGGCTTGGATGCTGACTAATCCTGTGTTCAGGGTGGGGTGATGTGTCCTCTAATAGATGCTGTAGAAAATAGTCACTTGTATGGAAACAGCCAGAGGTTTtatccctggatgtgttcaaAGTCGGGTTGGATGAGgactgagcaacctggtctagtggaaggtatccctgtccatggcaggggagtggaATGACATCATCCTTAAGAGCCCATCCAAGCCTTTCTAGAATTCTATGATCCTTTATGGATCATCAGTACATCCCAGCTCTTTTTCTCAGGTTCATGGGAAGAACTTGTACCTGGCATTTGTGGCGGCTGAAGGTCCCTTCCGACCAACCGCAGAGGAGACGGTGCTGCAAAGAGAGGCTGCTTGTGGGGCACACTGTCCTGCCCAGGGAGGCCAAGGACAGATTGGTGCTCCACATGCCCATTCCCAggatgaggagctgcaggacccCCAGCACTCAAGATCTGAAGCCCCAGATGGAGCAGAGGGTCCGGGCAATTGGCTGCGCATCCACTTTGGCATGTTCGGCAGCGTCCGGGCAAATGAGTTCTCAAGGGCAAACAGAGCCAATAAAAGGGGGGACTGGAAGGACCCTGTGCCCAGGTATTTCATGGAatcttctctctccctgccttttctcttttctcccaaaCTAAATTTGTGTGGGGATGCTCTTAGCCTTGATTTTCTCGGATATATGCTAAAGCACAAGAGATGGCATGAGTGGACTTGGGGTGTGTTCAACCAGAGAATCCCCAGTGAAATCAATTGTAGGATGTGTTGCCTGCTGGCCTGGGGATCACAGTACCAGTTCTGCTAAGATTTTATCTTAAAGAGTGAAGTTTTAGGATGCCAGTCTGCATCATGCCCTGAAAGTGTCAGTTTCTCCCAGttatgtgttttttaaaaagccctgGATAAATAGCAAACATCTCAGCTGGAATCACAGGCTGGAGTGATGCTGTTGAAGGTAGCAGTGAATTGAAAACATGGTTATGGTTTGTGTCCTGTATCCCACTGGAATTGTACAGAGCAAGGGGGAACAgctccccagagaagctgtggctgccccatccctggaagtttccaaggccgggttggagcaacctggggtagggGAGGGTATCCCAGCCTATGGCAGAGGGGTGGCCCAAGATGATTTTTGGgttctcttccaacccaaaccagtctatgattctatgattttttgaAGGATGATTTGATTTCTATACAAGTATTTTTAGACACAGTTTTGTGTGCTACTTTTAACATCCATTTCCCTGATCTGTCAACCCTCTTGCTGGAGCCCTGGTCAtccagggagcacagggaagcaGAAGGAGCAACTCTCCACCAGTTGTGCGTGTTCACCACCACATTTCATGTCTGAAATCATGAAAGAGGCCACCTTGCCTTGAGACCATGGCCAGCTGCAGAGTACAGCAAGTAGGTCAGAGATGTTTCTGACGAGAGACTCCCAACTTCCTGGCTTCTCCCAGGCTGGTTCTTCACTTTGAGAGTGGAGGCTTCCTTGTTTTCTACAACTGCCGGATGCTCTGGTGCTCCTCTCCGAGGGCTGATCCTGCTTCTGACATCCTGTCTGTGGAATTCCACCGTGGCCGGGCGCTCTGTGCCCTCCGTGCACCTGATCCCATCTGCTACACCCTCCTAGACCAAAGACATTTTTCAGGGCTGGGTGAGTTCCAGGGAATAGTGGCAGAAGGAGAAATGGAGGAGTGTGGGTGGGATGTCTACAGATGCAGAAGTGCATGTCTGGGCAGTTTTTTCTTTAGTCTAACAGCTTCTGGTTGGTCCAGCTGAGGGCATGTGGTCATCTTCAAGGTCTGTAACAAGGGTAGAGGGAAGAAACCTCTTCCAGCCCAATCCCAGATCTAAGTCTACTCTTTGGATGCCACCTCTGATACAGGGAATGGCATTGCTGGCTGCAATCCTTGAGGCAGAAATCACAGGTTGAAACCAGCAGCCTGTGTTACCTTTATTAGAAATATCCTTATTGTCTCTATATTTCTGACCCTTTCCAGGGAACATCATTAAGAACGAGATCTTGTACCTGGCCAGGATCCACCCATTAACACCAGGCTCCCTCTTGGCTCCCTCAGATCTGGAGCATCTGCTGGACTGCGCCATTCAGTTCAGCTCTGAGTGGCTGCACAACAAACTGCGTGGCCAGGGGCTGCACCCCAGGGTGTACCAGAAGGAGCAGTGTCCCCTGGGGCATCCCTTGATGAAGGGGACTTTTGGACCCTTGGGTGGCTTCAAGAGACTTACATGGTGGTGCCCTCAGTgccagcctgcagtgctgccaggggATGGGGACCCTTCCCCAGTCACTGAGTGACCTGTCCTGGAGGGTGCTAGGTGGTATTTCAGCCATGCTCTTCATTGTCCTAAAAGGTCTCAGTGGTTTTTTTGAGGCTGTTGAGTTTGGTCCTTAGGGACCTGCAGAGTTAAGTGCTCAGTGGGGGTCCCAGGTCCCCTGAGTGGctgtagaaaggaaaaagtggctgtccatggtttttttttttttttttttttttttttttgtcacagtgGCAGAACAGTGTAAAGAGTTTGACCAGTTCTGAGGTGTTTTGGTTGCCCTGTTCAGGTGGCAGTGGATGGGAAGTATAAAGGGTTGAGCAGGGCACTGCTGTAGTCTGAAGTGACCCTGTCCTTTGACCCTGGAGGACTTAGCAAAACAGAGGATACCCCTCTGCCTCAACAGCTTGATTAATTGGGAATTAAATAATCCTGCCTCTGTCTGGAGCTGGATACCTGTGGGATGGGTGTGGTTAAACATGAGGGGCTGTTCCCTGTGTCAGATCTGACAGGAACAGCTCCCTCCTTCCACATCAATGTACACAAAATATACGTCAGCAGTGCTTGGTGGAACTCATCTCTGCCACCAATAGGTTTCAGCTTTGTGGCAAGCTGCCAATTCCAGATCTCGCTgtagaagtaattaaaaaaaaattagaaatacacTGTGTGATGGGGATTGCATAAAACTCAGGATCTCCAAGGAAACCTGAAAGCAGAAAGGTTTGGAAATAGACCTGTGTCTCTAAACACTAGGCAGGAACTGCTGCTGTCCTCTCCCCCTGGATTTGAGTTTATTTTAATAACCTGTtgagcaaaaaaataaaagctggaatTAGAACTGGTGCTGTTCAGTGCAAGTGTGTCCTTTCTGGCAGTTTCTTGGTTAAAAGCTGAGGTGTACAGGGAAATTCCAGCTGCCTGGAGTTGGTTAACAGCTACCTCTGTGGTGCTGCCTGTAGAGGATGGTACCAGCAGCTTTCCTCAGTGGTGTAAAGGTTCTCATTAATGGGAATTGCATTTAAAGATGGATTGCAAATCAGCTGGGAATGCCGGAGGTAAACACCTCCATTGTaggcagctgcttcccaggcaAGACTTGCACAGCCTCTCCCCTGTGAACTGCAACACCCTAGAGTGGTTGCAGGTTATGGGATTGATGAATAAACCAATTAATGGGGTTATGGGGCCAAAGAAGGTGGTTAATGTCCCTTCTGCAGGGTGTCAGCAAAGTACCCTTTCAATGCccttccaaaacaaaagaattgtagaatatcctgagttggaaggaacccacaatGATGATCAAAGTCCAACTTCTGGAAGAAAaccacccacaaaaaaaaaaacaacccaaaagcCAAATCTTGCACTTTGAAAGATGAGGATGGAGCTGGGTCGGTGTTGGGTTCTCGGCACAGGAAGGATGTGAACTGTTGAAGCAAGTCCAGAGGCGGCCACGGAGATGCTCTAAGAGCTGGAGGACCTCTGCTCTGGAGTCAGGCTCCGAGCTGAGAGTGTCcaccttggagaagagaaggagccAGGAAGACCTTAGAGTCTCTTCCAGTACCttaaggggctccaggagagctggaaagggactttgGGCAAGGGGGGAGTGGGACAGATGGGATagtgggaaggaattgttctctgagagggtggtgaggggctgggaggcCCCTGCTCTAAtaggaggtgtccctgcccgtggcaggggcttggaactGGAAAGTCTTCAAGCTCCCTTCCGTCCCGAGCCCTCCCCTCGCCCCATGGCGGTGCCGCTCCCCTCACGCTCACCCGCGGGGGTCCGGGCTGCCGGCTCCTTCCCGTTCCGCCCGTGCTAACGCGCGCCTCCGCCAATCAGCGCCCGCGGCCGGCCGTCACACCAGCCCCGCCGCCTTCCTATTGGCTGGCGCTGCCCTGGTGCGAGCGCGCCTCCGCCAATcggcgccgcgcccgccccacCGAACGATGCACCGGGCGCTGTGATTGgctgcggggcggggctggCGCGGCCCCGCCCTTTCTGGTTAAGCGGCGGCCGGGTtgggggcggcgggagcgcgcggCGGCACCCATGGAGCTGCTGCGGAAATGGCTGGGCCACCCCGAGGACATCTACAACCTGCTGCGCTTCAAGATGGGCGGCTACCGCGCCGTCATGCCGCGGATGGACACGGTGAGCGGCGAGGGATGCGCGGGCGGCGGGATGCGCTTCGCTGTCACCCGTGCGAGGTGCCGCCGGTGGGGAGACTGTCATGTCCGGGTGTGGATACGGTGTTGCCATGGGTGACCGTCCCATGTCCAGCGTGTATAGGACCAGCCCGGCTTTGTGCCCCTTGTGTGTGGCCTCGGTGCTTCCCGGCGTTGTACCGGCTCCGGGCATCCTCTTGCGTTGCTCGTAGCCTGCGTGCATCCCTCCGGCTCTGCGCGTCCTGTGCATCGCTGCATCCCACGGGCTTTAGGTGCCCCGTGCTCGGTGCTGGTACCCTGCGAGCATGTCGCCGGCTCCGAGCATCCCTTGCACTTCTCGGTGCCGGTACCCTGCGCGCATCCCCCGGGGCTCCGCACATCGCACGGCCCCGGCGCTGTCCCTACACGGCCCCGTCTCCGGCCACGGCGCGGCCGCGGAGCCGAGACGGGGCGGGCTAAGGGGCGGGCTAAGGGGCGGGTTTCGGTCTGGGGGCggggcagccgcagccccccgccgccgccgcgcccccaTGGCGGCCAGCTCCCGGGCCGTGTCCGTGCTGCGGCGGACACTGACCCTGTCCCCGCCGCGGAACCCCCCGCGGGCAgcgggccggcggcggggccagcagcagcagcagcagcattgcgGAGCCCCCGcggcgcccccggccccgccgcccgccgccccccgcctcCAACCCGCGCCCTGCGCCCCGCTCTGCCCGCAGGACTCGCTGGGATGCGGCCTCCGAACCTGCTACCGGTACCTCAACCAGACCAGCCGCAGCTTCGCCGCTGTCATCCAGGCTCTGGACGGAGAGCTGCGGTGAGCGGGGGGACCCTCTGGAACTGGGTGTCCCTGGGAGGTGGCAGATGGGACGCCACGCCAACACTGGGAGTCCTCGGGAGGGCGTGGGTGCAGCTTCCCCCCTGACACCGGGAATCCCCCGGAGGTGGTGGTGGTAATTCTCCTCCCTGGGAGTTGGTGGGTATAATGCCAGTCCAGCACTGGGGAGCAATGGGTGCAGTGGCCCCCCAGTATCAGGTCTCCCTAGGAGTTGGTGGGTGTGATGCCCCCAAtagcagagctggcaggaggtgGCCCATGCAGTGCCCCCAAACACCATTTTTCTCtaggggagctgctgggacatGCACCCTCTCCTATCAGGAGCTGGCTGGGCTCACTCAGCTCAGCCCCACCCCGTGCAGCAGGACGTGGGATTTTTCACGTCCCAGCTGGCTGTACCACATCTCCTCTCTGCACCACATCCCCCCCTCTAAACTGGGTGTCTGGGCTGAGCCTCCTGGCCAGCAGACTGTTAAACACAGTGCCTGGCTCTGTGCCCTGTGTGACACCCTGGGAATGTGTCCTGGCAGTGCcaaggctggagctggacaaaaggctggagggaggaggcGAGGAAAAACCTGGGGCTGACTGAGGGTCTGGGCCTTGCCTGGGAGGTTCTTTTGGAAGCAGCTGCCTCAAAACCTGCACAGTTGTCGCCGGGAGTTTGTTGCACACTCATTTTTTGCTGTGCAAATTTTGCTGCCCCATGCAGGAAAGCTCCAGGTGGGAATAGTAACAGAAGAAGTAAAGCTCAGCTGGCCCGTGGGCCTCGTGCCATGTGACTACTCTCCATGTAATTCCTTATATTCGTTTGGTAATTGCTGATTTCAGTTTGTAAATCTCCAGTGAATCCCAAGATGGGTTGATGATCAAATTTAGTGGTTCTGGAAGTTGTTCCGGACGCAGTTGCAGGCACCACCCCAAAAATACTGGGTGATCGGTGGGGTTTCTGAGCCCTGGTTTGGCATTTTGGATGGTGCCCCATAGCTGTGTCCTGTGTTTATGAAACGCTGTTTGCAGCCTGGTTgacaggaaaggcagagaaattCAGCGGTTTGGCTGGAATTGCGTGGAAAAGTACAACTGGGGCCAAGAATTaagcttttaattttccatgctttttctgtgcaggaattaagaaaaaaaaattaagaaaacactGTGAAACCTGGTAGCAATGTGCCTGCCCTGTGCTTGCCTCAAGCTTCCTGCAGTTTTCTCTGTCTgtctttttttgtcctttaatCCTTGCCGTGCAGCCCGCTGGGATCAGCATCACCCTTCAGGGCACAGAAACTTCTGCCTGGCATCCTAAAAATGCTCTTGCCGGATCTTTGCAACCCACGGTTGGGCAGGGATGGTGGTTGGATTACAGCTGGCTCAGTAGTGGATAGGGAGAGACTCATTTTCAAAGCTCTGCTGGAGAATTTAGAGACAAACAAAGGAAGTACAAAAGGATATAGCAATAGGTGGAGCAGCAGCCTTAtggaaggaattaattttggtGGATCAGAACAGTGCTTGCATTGATGTTGACCCCATCATGGAGTTCAGCTGAGCCCCTGTGGTTACAGACAGGCATCCCAGAAGGGCTGCTGGAAAATGGGGAACTTCTGGAGGAGTGCTTGGAGCAGTGCTTCCCTGGCCAGACGGGGTGCTGGTAGTTGAGATGAAATGTCTGGTTCCTcctttctggctttttttggcCCCTTAGACCACCTGTTTTGCTGGCCAGAGCCCTATCCAGCTCGTTGCTCCATGATTATGGTGTTTTCTTGGCAGGTGGGAGGCTCAAAACTGCAGTTTCATCCACGGCTCAGCCAACAGCATCATAACTGCTGCTGGTGAAAAAAAGTTATGATCTAAGCTCATAGCTCCTCTCCTGGtgatggagaggagaagagggatgctcctgcctttctctgctgccAGTTCCATGGTCCTGCCTGTCCTTGGGACCCTTCAGGATCCACTCCTGAAGGTTCAACAGAGGCTGCAGGTGCTCACAAGAAGAAAGGAGACCTCCTTACCTGGGCAGGATGGGGCAGGAGCTTGAGCTGTGGAAGATCCACACTTGTTCTTGGGAAGTGGGTGCTTGCATTTGTGCCCTGTGCAGCCTGACCTTgagtgtttccagggatgggacatctaccacctctctggacaatctgtgccagtgcctccccaccctcacagcaaagaattccTTCATTTAATTTGCCAAAATTGCCACGGATCTAAATTCAGTATGTGATGGAAGTTAGGGAGGCAGGTGAGGTCTGGATGCAGAATTGGGGTTAAATAAGTGCTTTAACTGTGTTGGGCTCTGGAATTACTGCTGGCTCTTCCCTGGGCATGGTGCCCCTGTGAGAGGTGCCTCTGGGATGGCATTTCAGGTTCTGCCCTGCCTTTCTTGGTGGCTCCTGGAAGCGGGTTGGAGCCTTGGGCACTTGCATCCTGTTGGATGAACGTTTGCAGCCCAGCTGgaatggaaaaatggaaaaactcaGTCATGCAAAGAAACAGGAGCATGAGAGAGCTGCCTGCTCATGTGGTTTGACAGAGGTGTTAAATACCCTTTTAATCGAGGAAAAAGAGCCAAATTTAACAGTATTGGCTCTGAGAGCAAGTCAGTTTTCCCTGGATGCTTAATCACTGCTTGCACGTGTTCATTCCAGGAGGACAGCACTGTCACCTGGTAATTAGCATTTAGCAGACTACTTTCCATTTGTTAAACAATTAATAAATGCCTTGTCTCCTTGATGTATATCCCTGTGCTTATGGAGGTCTGGggattattttatataaatccTGGAGTTGCAAACAGCATTTCTTGCCAtctggatttgtttgttttggttttgggtttttttttttgcttcagctgcagaaatgtCAAAGCAGAgatggggaaggcagggaatggggaaggAAGCAGGGATAGGGAAGGCGGGggtggtgggagcaggaggggacgtggctctgcagcagcttcctgccAGGGTTCTGGGACCCATGGGCTGCCTCCAGTGTCCTGTTCATGGAGATAGAAAATACAGGGTGGTTTTGGCTCTTCCTGCCAGTCCTAATGTTCCTGTTGCACAGTGTGACCCCTTTGTTCCCCCCCAACAGGATAAAAGGTGTGCAGAGAGGGGGAAGTGATGGGAAAACCACACCTGGTTTTGTCCCTCTTCCCTACTTTATGTTTGCTTTTCCAATAAGCCGACCTCAGGCTCTGTCCTCTGGGTCCAGCTGAGCGCTGGCCTTGCTTGCAGAGTTAGGTCTTCCCTGCTCAGGTTGGTCACAGGCCTAGACCTTTCCCTGATACACATCTTAGAAAGCCCAAAGTCATGCTGTAATTCTCCTCGTGAGGGAAAATCCTGGATTTCCTCACCTGGCTGGTATCTTCCAAAGGCACCAAGGAGCTGGCAGTGCCGGTGTGTGTCATGTTGAGCTCCAAGTGTCTCTATTAAAGGTTCTCTGGTTAATCCCAGCTGTTTGTCCTCCCTCACAGGCACTCCCAAGTAAGGATTactgttttttctctcctcccagaCATGCAGTCTGTATATTCTACCTGGTTCTCCGTGCCCTGGACACTGTAGAGGATGACATGAGCATCCCCTTGGATGTCAAGGTCCCGATGCTGCACGAGTTCCACTCCTATCTCTACCAGCCAGACTGGAAGTACATGGAGAGCAAGGAGAAGGACCGGCAGGTGCTGGAAGACTTCCCAACGGTAAGGCAGCCTCCTCCTTGCTCCTCGTGGCACCTTTGGGTGCCTGGTTGTTTCCATGTGGTGCCTGCAGAGCTTGTTCAGTCccacagctcttcccaagggctccatcacctccctgtggggctgggtgcCGAGCTGGGGTGAGAAACCCAAACACTCTGCAGCTCTGTGAGTCAGAGGGGATCTGGCTGTGGAAAAGTGCCAGCTCTGATCCAGCTTTTTGCCTCCTCTGCTGGAAGAGTGGATGACCATTGTCTTGTGGAGAGAGATTTGGAGTTGTTGCCCAACACTGTGCATTGCCTGTGTccctagtgggaggtgtccctgcccacggcagtgggtggaatgagatgagctttaaggtcccttcccacccaaaccatttgATAATTCCATGGTATAAGACAAAAAGCACCCTCACTGTTATTGGTAACAATattgcattgatttttttattattgagTTGattcttcagggtttttttctttgttctgtttaagaaaaaatataatagTTCTAGTGAGGAGCATCTCATTTTCTGAGGAAGCTTTGTTCAAGCTTTTACCATTTTTAATTTACCCTATTCAGGCTTTCCCTAGCAGTGGGAATGGGTAATTGTTTGGAGAACTGAGGTGTGTTGTGAGTTTTGTTGCTCAGCCCTGGGATGATCATGGCTGTGTCCTGTCTGGAGGGTGGAGTGTTATAGGGGATGTCTGTGTTGGGATTCTGGATGTGTAGGGATACAGTAGCGATGTCAGTGGCTTGGCTTTAGAGGAGCTTTTGAGAAGGTATTTGTGGCATTTTGCTGTTCTCTCTTGGTGTATATGTTACTTATTTGAGGCAATCCGTGCTCAGgtgtgattttaattttcacagAATTGTAGAACCATGGAAtagttgggttggaagggaccttaaagctcatccagttccatcccctgccaggggcagggacaccttgcactagacTAGGTTGCTCTAAGctgtgtccaacctggccttgagatTTTTGGGGggcattcacaacttctctTGGCATcctctgccagtgcctcaccctGCTCAGATTGAAAACCTTCTAATAATATTTGCTAGAGGTGCATTTGCAGGCTGTGCTTCTCTCTGCCGGGGACTGAAGCCACAGAGACAGAAGCAGAGTGGATACTTTCATTTTACTGACAAACCCTTATTGCACACAAACCCTAGGCTGGCTGCAGTCACCCACTGATGGAGGAAATAGCTTAGCACAATAAAACGTGATGCTCCACAGGTTTGGGAAAGTGAGgatgcatttttaatatttttttttttagtgtgagAGCGATGGAGACActgcaggtgtccctgccccatgGCGGGGAGGTTGAAATTAGAAgttcttcaaggtcccttccaacccaacccattctgtgattccatgatcaCGTTACTGGACATGCAGCAG
The DNA window shown above is from Corvus hawaiiensis isolate bCorHaw1 chromosome 3, bCorHaw1.pri.cur, whole genome shotgun sequence and carries:
- the NEIL2 gene encoding LOW QUALITY PROTEIN: endonuclease 8-like 2 (The sequence of the model RefSeq protein was modified relative to this genomic sequence to represent the inferred CDS: deleted 1 base in 1 codon; substituted 1 base at 1 genomic stop codon), which translates into the protein MALLVGDPRTAVDFFFFIKLSHSCARCLRALYXVLWSLTLSLWSVLVSGISLQGELALWDESQTELSLYTHSQQKSQKSCKAECAKDLLIPQQLLEMPEGPSVRKFQLLTSPFVGQVVAKVGGSSRKLNVNDLNALRLQDSQVHGKNLYLAFVAAEGPFRPTAEETVLQREAACGAHCPAQGGQGQIGAPHAHSQDEELQDPQHSRSEAPDGAEGPGNWLRIHFGMFGSVRANEFSRANRANKRGDWKDPVPRLVLHFESGGFLVFYNCRMLWCSSPRADPASDILSVEFHRGRALCALRAPDPICYTLLDQRHFSGLGNIIKNEILYLARIHPLTPGSLLAPSDLEHLLDCAIQFSSEWLHNKLRGQGLHPRVYQKEQCPLGHPLMKGTFGPLGGFKRLTWWCPQCQPAVLPGDGDPSPVTE